One region of Salinibacterium sp. TMP30 genomic DNA includes:
- a CDS encoding helix-turn-helix transcriptional regulator, with amino-acid sequence MVKPTRVTNNIRALRDEAGLTQAELALHIGVTRQTLIAIEQGKYSPTLELAFQISRVFGTGLDAVFHYPEEQK; translated from the coding sequence ATGGTTAAACCCACTCGAGTTACTAACAACATCCGCGCGCTCCGTGACGAGGCGGGGCTGACCCAGGCTGAGCTTGCCCTCCACATCGGAGTGACCCGCCAAACACTTATCGCCATCGAGCAGGGCAAATACTCGCCAACGCTCGAGCTGGCGTTTCAGATCTCTCGCGTCTTCGGCACAGGCCTTGACGCCGTTTTCCACTACCCCGAGGAGCAGAAATGA
- a CDS encoding NAD(P)-dependent alcohol dehydrogenase, with protein MTADAAANLSGQEKTPAVPTTMRAWSQSSYGGPEAVQSGELPVPTPGSGEVLLQVRATALNSADVRVMRGEPLLLRAAFGVRRPRQSVRGHDVAATIIRLGAGVTEFRVGDEVVGEINGGGLAEYATAPTSRLVHRLAPLDPAIAAALPMAGGTAWQALDLAAVAEGQRVLVIGASGGVGTMAVQLATLRGAEVWALCGQRSRALVESIGAQRTYDYRQVQPGDPELSVEETGGGFDSVIDIAGTAPLRQLRALVRSGGSVVLVSGEGNRVLGPIGRLLAASVLSIGSKRRFRALAAVAKPPILNQLVALAADGTLVPVIERTWSLAQADAALTHVDAGRTLGKVIVTAARASQSAHPPH; from the coding sequence ATGACCGCGGATGCTGCCGCCAACCTGAGCGGCCAAGAAAAGACACCAGCGGTGCCGACCACGATGCGCGCCTGGAGTCAGAGCAGCTATGGCGGGCCCGAAGCGGTGCAGTCGGGTGAGCTGCCGGTTCCGACACCGGGATCGGGGGAGGTGCTGTTGCAGGTTCGAGCGACCGCGCTGAATTCTGCAGATGTGCGAGTGATGCGCGGCGAACCATTGCTCCTTCGGGCGGCGTTCGGGGTGCGGCGCCCACGGCAGTCGGTGCGGGGGCACGATGTCGCCGCAACAATTATTCGTCTGGGCGCTGGTGTAACCGAGTTCCGTGTCGGCGATGAAGTAGTCGGCGAGATCAACGGCGGCGGTCTCGCCGAGTACGCGACCGCGCCAACGTCGCGGCTTGTTCACCGTCTTGCCCCACTCGACCCCGCGATTGCCGCAGCGCTACCCATGGCCGGTGGCACCGCGTGGCAGGCCCTTGATCTCGCCGCAGTGGCGGAGGGTCAGCGGGTGCTCGTGATTGGTGCATCCGGCGGCGTTGGCACGATGGCGGTGCAACTCGCCACCCTGCGTGGTGCCGAAGTATGGGCTCTCTGCGGTCAGCGAAGCCGCGCCCTCGTCGAGAGCATTGGAGCCCAGCGCACCTATGACTACCGCCAAGTGCAGCCTGGCGATCCCGAGCTTTCAGTGGAGGAAACCGGGGGTGGATTCGACTCAGTGATCGATATTGCGGGCACGGCGCCACTGCGGCAACTGCGAGCTCTTGTGCGCTCGGGGGGATCGGTGGTGCTGGTATCGGGCGAAGGGAACCGTGTGCTGGGGCCAATCGGGCGACTGCTGGCGGCATCCGTGCTGTCGATCGGGTCGAAGCGGCGGTTCCGTGCACTTGCGGCGGTAGCCAAGCCGCCGATTCTGAATCAGCTGGTTGCGCTTGCCGCCGACGGCACACTCGTGCCCGTGATTGAACGTACCTGGTCGCTTGCCCAAGCGGATGCCGCGCTCACGCACGTTGACGCCGGTCGCACCCTCGGCAAAGTGATCGTAACCGCTGCGAGAGCCAGCCAATCTGCCCATCCTCCCCATTAG
- a CDS encoding Na+/H+ antiporter subunit A, with translation MLALLAAFGAGAVLMPTLTRWLGRQVFFVAALVPLAAFIAALLDGPRVVAGATIAQNVDWIPELGLSISVRMDTLSWLLTLVVTGVGALVLIYCARYFENDEVALGRFAGLLLAFAGAMYGLVLADDVYLLFVFWEATSVLSYLLIGHYTGKKASRGAALQALLVTTLGGLVMLVGLVLLSVETGTSSLSGIIAERPSDTIAIVAIMLVLVGAASKSAIVPFQFWLPAAMAAPTPVSAYLHAAAMVKAGIYLVARFAPGFADTPGWREVVVVLGLTTMLLGGWNALKQNDLKLVLAWSTVSQLGFLFVIVGYGTQDAALAGIALLLAHALYKSTLFLVIGIIDHRTGTRDLRKLSGLGRRAPVLAVVSALALASMIGLPPTIGYVAKEAAFTALLTDAESGAALGWIALIGVVLASVLTVAYCARFMWGAFATKPGIERIGPVQERPLFWGAPVILALTGLVLGLAAPVVDHFIAGYPALFATDPAAGGAETYHLALWHGFEPALAFSAFTLVAGAVLFFARRRVAHLQQRVAIGYSAADGYGAVMRRIDRTAARTTALTQRGSLPFYLGVILTVFVLAVGASLVFNRTWTGSFRLWDYPVQAIIGLIMVIAAIAVTRATKRFQAAVLVGVTGMGMSALFALQGAPDLALTQVLVEIVTLIAFVLVLRRLPARLGTAHGSVKRVLRVAIGIAVGTIMAVVAFVATGARTQLPISIEWPALAFDQGHGRNVVNVALVDIRGWDTMGELSVIIAAATGVASLVFISGRGVDNLPKVGRRDAQLAGRATLRNASDPSNDDRGSWLLAGQALAERNHSILLEVVVRLLFHPIIVLSLYLLLAGHNAPGGGFAGGIVAGMALVARFLAGGRHELGAAAPVDAGKVLGAGLVLAVGTAIAPLFFGRDALASTLFEGEFGIFGHIEFVTSTIFDIGVYLVVIGLVLDVLRSLGAEVDRQYEEDDVGTTTKPNVDAEGAPS, from the coding sequence ATGCTCGCTCTCCTCGCAGCATTTGGTGCCGGGGCGGTCCTCATGCCGACCCTCACGCGATGGCTCGGTCGCCAGGTGTTCTTCGTCGCAGCGCTCGTGCCGCTCGCAGCCTTCATTGCAGCGCTCCTAGACGGGCCACGCGTTGTTGCCGGCGCAACGATCGCGCAAAACGTTGACTGGATCCCCGAACTCGGCCTCTCGATCTCGGTGCGGATGGATACGCTCTCGTGGCTGCTCACCCTCGTCGTAACCGGAGTCGGCGCCCTCGTGCTCATCTACTGCGCGCGGTACTTCGAAAACGACGAAGTCGCCCTCGGCCGATTTGCGGGCTTGCTGCTCGCGTTCGCCGGTGCGATGTACGGTCTGGTGCTTGCCGACGACGTGTACCTGCTTTTCGTCTTCTGGGAGGCGACGAGCGTGCTCTCCTACCTGCTGATCGGCCACTACACCGGCAAGAAAGCCAGTAGGGGGGCGGCCCTGCAGGCACTGCTGGTCACCACCCTCGGTGGGCTCGTCATGCTCGTTGGTCTCGTGCTGCTCTCGGTCGAGACTGGCACGTCCAGCCTTTCCGGGATCATCGCTGAGCGCCCGTCAGACACCATCGCCATTGTCGCGATCATGCTTGTGCTCGTGGGCGCAGCATCCAAATCGGCCATAGTGCCGTTCCAGTTCTGGCTGCCGGCAGCGATGGCCGCACCGACCCCCGTGAGCGCCTACCTGCACGCTGCGGCCATGGTCAAGGCGGGTATCTACCTGGTCGCGCGGTTCGCCCCAGGATTCGCAGACACACCCGGGTGGCGCGAAGTCGTCGTCGTGCTCGGCCTGACGACAATGCTGCTTGGTGGGTGGAATGCGCTCAAGCAGAACGACCTCAAACTCGTCCTCGCCTGGAGCACCGTTAGCCAGCTAGGGTTCCTTTTCGTCATCGTCGGGTACGGAACACAGGATGCCGCTCTCGCCGGCATCGCCCTTCTCCTCGCCCATGCGCTTTACAAATCCACCCTGTTCCTCGTCATTGGGATCATCGACCACCGCACCGGAACCCGCGACCTGCGCAAGCTCTCTGGCCTCGGTCGGCGTGCCCCCGTTCTCGCCGTCGTAAGCGCACTCGCACTCGCATCAATGATCGGGCTTCCGCCGACGATCGGTTACGTCGCGAAAGAGGCCGCATTCACGGCTCTCCTCACCGATGCCGAGAGCGGTGCCGCCCTCGGGTGGATAGCGCTCATTGGTGTCGTGCTCGCGTCGGTGCTGACCGTGGCGTATTGCGCCCGGTTTATGTGGGGCGCCTTCGCCACCAAACCAGGTATCGAGCGAATCGGACCAGTCCAAGAGCGGCCGCTGTTCTGGGGTGCACCCGTCATACTCGCGCTGACTGGGCTCGTGCTGGGGCTCGCGGCACCCGTCGTCGACCACTTCATCGCGGGCTACCCTGCGCTGTTCGCCACCGATCCGGCAGCGGGAGGTGCCGAGACCTATCATCTCGCTCTCTGGCACGGGTTTGAGCCGGCTCTCGCCTTCTCGGCATTCACCCTAGTTGCCGGTGCAGTGCTGTTCTTCGCCCGCCGCCGAGTCGCTCACCTGCAGCAGCGTGTCGCAATCGGGTACTCGGCAGCCGACGGCTACGGCGCCGTTATGCGCCGGATCGATCGCACGGCGGCGCGCACGACAGCGCTCACTCAGCGAGGATCCTTGCCGTTCTACCTGGGCGTCATCCTGACCGTATTTGTGCTCGCCGTTGGCGCTTCGCTCGTCTTCAACCGCACGTGGACCGGCTCCTTTCGACTCTGGGATTACCCCGTGCAGGCCATCATCGGTCTCATCATGGTGATCGCAGCAATTGCCGTGACGCGAGCGACGAAACGGTTCCAGGCGGCGGTGCTTGTCGGAGTGACCGGGATGGGGATGTCAGCGCTCTTCGCCCTGCAGGGTGCCCCCGACCTCGCGCTCACCCAGGTGCTCGTTGAAATCGTCACCCTCATCGCTTTCGTCCTCGTTCTACGGCGACTGCCGGCCAGACTCGGCACAGCTCACGGTTCTGTGAAACGCGTGCTCCGGGTAGCGATCGGTATCGCCGTCGGAACGATTATGGCCGTCGTCGCGTTCGTCGCCACCGGGGCGCGAACGCAGCTTCCCATTTCGATCGAATGGCCGGCACTTGCGTTTGACCAGGGCCACGGCCGCAACGTTGTCAACGTCGCACTCGTCGACATCCGTGGGTGGGACACGATGGGAGAGCTTTCCGTCATCATCGCCGCCGCGACGGGTGTGGCGAGCCTCGTATTTATCAGCGGTCGAGGGGTCGACAATCTCCCGAAAGTCGGCCGACGTGACGCTCAGCTAGCTGGCCGCGCCACACTGCGAAACGCGAGCGATCCGAGCAACGATGACCGCGGGTCGTGGTTGCTTGCCGGCCAGGCGCTTGCCGAGCGCAACCACTCCATTCTCCTTGAGGTGGTCGTGCGACTGCTCTTCCACCCCATCATCGTTCTCTCTCTATATCTGCTGCTTGCTGGTCACAACGCGCCCGGGGGCGGGTTCGCCGGCGGGATCGTCGCGGGAATGGCGCTCGTGGCGCGATTCCTCGCCGGGGGGAGACACGAACTGGGTGCGGCGGCACCGGTGGATGCTGGCAAGGTTCTTGGTGCCGGACTGGTTCTCGCCGTCGGAACAGCGATAGCCCCACTGTTCTTCGGTCGTGACGCGCTCGCCTCGACTCTGTTCGAGGGTGAATTCGGCATCTTCGGCCACATTGAGTTCGTGACATCCACCATCTTCGACATCGGTGTGTACCTTGTCGTCATCGGGCTCGTGCTCGACGTGCTGCGCAGCCTCGGGGCAGAAGTTGACCGGCAGTATGAAGAAGATGATGTGGGCACCACCACGAAGCCAAACGTCGATGCAGAGGGGGCGCCCTCGTGA
- a CDS encoding Na(+)/H(+) antiporter subunit C, with protein sequence MTIALIPIIVMAVLYACGISLMLERSVTRVLLGFLLVGNATNLLLLIMAGKAGTAPIVAGGVPAEDMTDPLPQALILTAIVITFGVSAFLLALIYRAWRLAQGDTLQDDEDDIALRSSLGVPGENPVDASSDSDFVDGDGDGDGDGDGDGAELRELEEADEQAAADETEQSTISTDRGDA encoded by the coding sequence GTGACTATCGCACTGATTCCGATCATCGTCATGGCCGTGCTTTACGCCTGCGGCATCTCTCTCATGCTCGAGCGCAGCGTAACGAGGGTGCTGCTCGGCTTCCTGCTCGTCGGCAATGCCACCAACCTGCTTCTGCTCATCATGGCGGGCAAGGCCGGAACCGCACCGATCGTTGCCGGAGGTGTTCCCGCCGAAGACATGACTGACCCCCTGCCTCAGGCCCTGATCCTCACCGCCATCGTCATCACCTTCGGTGTGTCGGCGTTTCTGCTGGCGCTCATTTACCGGGCCTGGCGACTCGCGCAGGGCGACACCCTCCAAGATGACGAGGACGATATTGCGCTTCGCAGCAGCCTCGGCGTGCCGGGTGAGAATCCGGTAGACGCCAGCTCAGATAGTGACTTCGTCGATGGCGATGGCGATGGCGATGGCGATGGCGATGGCGATGGCGCAGAGCTGCGCGAGCTCGAAGAAGCGGACGAACAGGCAGCAGCCGACGAGACAGAACAATCGACGATCAGCACAGACCGGGGTGACGCATGA
- a CDS encoding Na+/H+ antiporter subunit D — MNILVPLVVLIPLVGAALTLILGKRPKAQRVIAIGALIVVLAIGAVLISVVDAESSLAMEVGGWAAPFGIVLVVDRLSALMVVVSAIVLLAVLVFSLGQGLADPDNETPVSIYYPTYLILATGVFNAFIAGDLFNLYVGFEILLVASYVLITLGGTQERIRAGTTYVVVSLVSSLFFLAAIAMIYGAVGTVNIAQISLRMELIPLDVQIVLHVMLLIAFGIKAAIFPLSFWLPDSYPTAPAPVTAVFAGLLTKVGVYAIIRTETIIFPGPELNTALMVVALLTMVIGVLGAVAQADIKRLLSFTLVSHIGYMILGISLGTAAGTAAAIYYIVHHIIVQTTLFLGAGLIERIGGTTSITKLGGLLKAAPLVAVLFLLPALNLGGIPPFSGFIGKLGLFEATAQQGTPLGYVLIGAGALVSLLTLYALARVWNMAFWRPAKDVQGYESPLLENVSEAPGFTRVRAARRAPNLMVVATGIMVLVSLALTVFAGPLYGYSDRAGQNLQGPRTYVGIVFPGGVDD, encoded by the coding sequence ATGAACATACTCGTTCCCCTCGTCGTCTTGATCCCGCTCGTGGGTGCCGCGCTGACTCTAATCCTCGGCAAGCGACCCAAGGCACAGCGTGTCATCGCTATTGGCGCCCTCATCGTTGTTCTTGCTATAGGCGCGGTACTCATCTCGGTCGTGGATGCCGAAAGTTCGCTCGCGATGGAGGTCGGGGGCTGGGCTGCCCCCTTCGGCATCGTGCTCGTCGTTGACCGACTTTCGGCGCTCATGGTCGTCGTCTCGGCGATCGTGCTCCTCGCCGTGCTCGTATTCTCTCTCGGTCAGGGTCTCGCCGATCCAGACAATGAGACTCCCGTGTCGATCTACTATCCGACCTACCTGATTCTTGCGACCGGAGTCTTCAACGCGTTCATCGCGGGAGATCTTTTCAACCTGTACGTCGGCTTCGAGATCCTCCTGGTAGCCAGCTATGTGCTCATCACTCTCGGAGGCACGCAGGAGCGCATCCGCGCAGGAACCACTTATGTCGTGGTCAGCCTCGTGTCGTCGCTCTTCTTCCTCGCCGCCATCGCGATGATTTACGGTGCGGTAGGCACCGTCAATATCGCGCAGATCTCACTGCGCATGGAGCTGATCCCGCTCGACGTGCAGATCGTGCTGCACGTGATGCTCCTGATCGCTTTTGGTATCAAAGCGGCCATCTTCCCGCTGTCATTCTGGCTACCTGACTCTTACCCGACGGCACCGGCACCGGTCACCGCTGTGTTCGCGGGGCTCCTGACGAAGGTCGGCGTGTATGCGATCATCCGCACCGAGACGATCATCTTCCCCGGCCCAGAACTCAACACCGCGCTCATGGTGGTCGCGCTCCTCACCATGGTCATTGGCGTGCTCGGCGCGGTCGCGCAGGCAGACATCAAACGGCTGCTCTCGTTCACCCTCGTCAGCCACATCGGGTACATGATCCTCGGGATATCGCTGGGCACTGCGGCGGGTACAGCGGCGGCGATCTACTACATCGTGCACCACATCATCGTGCAGACGACCCTGTTCCTCGGTGCTGGACTCATTGAACGCATCGGTGGCACCACCTCCATCACGAAGTTGGGTGGTCTGCTGAAGGCCGCGCCGCTAGTGGCTGTGCTGTTCCTCCTTCCTGCGCTCAACCTCGGGGGCATCCCGCCCTTCTCCGGATTCATTGGCAAGCTCGGGCTCTTCGAGGCGACTGCACAGCAGGGCACGCCTCTCGGTTATGTGCTCATTGGGGCAGGGGCGCTAGTCTCCCTCCTCACGCTTTATGCCCTCGCGCGTGTGTGGAACATGGCCTTTTGGAGGCCAGCGAAAGACGTTCAGGGATACGAATCACCGCTGCTCGAGAACGTCTCCGAAGCACCGGGTTTCACAAGGGTGCGCGCCGCCAGACGAGCGCCAAATCTAATGGTGGTGGCGACCGGGATCATGGTGCTGGTCAGCCTCGCACTCACCGTTTTCGCAGGCCCGCTATACGGCTATAGCGACCGTGCGGGCCAGAACCTGCAAGGACCGCGCACGTATGTCGGCATCGTATTCCCCGGTGGTGTCGATGACTGA
- a CDS encoding Na+/H+ antiporter subunit E codes for MTDSAPTNPGNRPDGSDTRGIEPPETSDPLTRRELRWRIWQQLPLIFLLVALWMLLWGTVSVLSVTSGVAIALAVTSALYLPPVQLSGRFNPFWFTVYLIRFLGALVAGSVNVAWQAFSPKGVKGNSIIAVQLVTRSDIIMALTAISVTLIPGSLVLEVDRQNSVLYLHALNTTDEVAVNALRRSVHSFERSLVRALGSPEDVANCRMLASRYDERAPSSRMSNEREDRPR; via the coding sequence ATGACTGATTCTGCCCCCACCAACCCCGGTAACCGTCCCGACGGCAGTGACACGCGCGGAATCGAGCCACCCGAGACGAGCGATCCGCTGACCCGGCGCGAGCTTCGCTGGCGTATCTGGCAGCAGCTCCCGCTTATCTTCCTCCTTGTTGCGTTATGGATGCTGCTGTGGGGGACCGTCAGCGTACTCAGCGTCACGAGCGGGGTGGCAATCGCACTCGCGGTAACGAGCGCCCTCTATCTGCCGCCCGTGCAACTCTCCGGTCGCTTCAACCCGTTCTGGTTCACTGTCTACCTGATCCGGTTCTTGGGCGCACTTGTGGCCGGTTCCGTGAACGTCGCGTGGCAGGCCTTCTCCCCGAAGGGGGTTAAGGGCAACTCGATCATTGCGGTGCAACTGGTGACACGCTCCGACATCATCATGGCCCTTACGGCGATCTCGGTCACGCTTATCCCTGGTTCGTTAGTTCTCGAGGTGGATCGTCAGAATTCCGTCCTGTACTTGCATGCCCTCAACACCACGGATGAGGTGGCGGTGAACGCACTGCGACGCTCCGTGCACTCGTTCGAGCGTTCCCTCGTGCGGGCGCTCGGATCCCCGGAGGATGTCGCCAATTGCAGGATGCTCGCCTCGCGGTATGACGAGCGCGCGCCGAGCTCCCGCATGTCGAACGAGCGAGAGGACCGACCGCGATGA
- a CDS encoding monovalent cation/H+ antiporter complex subunit F, with protein MIPVLHVAAVALLAVGALLTLYRLLRGPTILDRMIASDVLLTTLMLAVGTDMVINGHTRTIPLMLALAATAIFATIAVSRYVSKQDASDPPVQNAANAIGTTPSAAPQGEAPVDD; from the coding sequence ATGATCCCGGTACTTCATGTGGCCGCTGTGGCGCTATTGGCCGTTGGCGCCCTGCTCACCCTCTACCGTCTGCTTCGGGGGCCGACCATCCTCGACCGCATGATCGCGTCTGATGTTCTGTTGACGACCCTCATGCTAGCGGTCGGCACCGACATGGTGATCAACGGACACACGCGCACCATCCCGCTCATGCTCGCACTCGCCGCGACCGCAATTTTCGCCACGATCGCGGTCTCCCGCTATGTCTCGAAGCAGGATGCCAGCGATCCACCGGTACAGAATGCTGCGAATGCGATCGGGACCACCCCGTCTGCGGCTCCACAGGGGGAGGCACCCGTTGACGACTGA
- the mnhG gene encoding monovalent cation/H(+) antiporter subunit G produces the protein MTTDTIPDLIAAVLLVLGGILTLAAGVGLVRFPDAPSRLHASTKPQVLGLVLVLIALALSARSWSMMLVLIPVFVFQMLTAPISAHIVARAAYRMGNFRKDLIYEDDLDDAIEHANEERASSEKEPTRPPQPPQPPQPPQPPQPAS, from the coding sequence TTGACGACTGACACCATCCCCGACCTCATCGCCGCAGTCTTGCTCGTGCTTGGCGGCATCCTGACCCTCGCTGCCGGTGTCGGGCTCGTGCGGTTCCCTGATGCCCCGAGCCGGCTGCACGCCTCAACCAAACCGCAGGTGCTCGGCCTCGTTCTTGTGCTCATCGCGCTCGCGCTGTCAGCGCGCAGCTGGTCGATGATGCTGGTGCTGATCCCCGTTTTCGTCTTCCAGATGCTCACAGCGCCCATCTCGGCACATATCGTTGCGCGAGCTGCCTACCGCATGGGCAACTTCAGGAAGGACCTGATCTACGAGGACGACCTCGACGACGCGATCGAGCACGCGAACGAAGAAAGGGCATCAAGCGAGAAGGAGCCGACACGGCCGCCACAACCGCCACAACCGCCACAACCGCCACAACCGCCACAGCCTGCCTCCTAG
- a CDS encoding hemolysin family protein produces MITALLLLLMGLALTAVIIATNGYFVAQEFAYMSVDRAKLRARAETGDVAASRALAVTRRTSFMLSGAQLGITVTGLLVGYVAEPFIGESIGVLLGGAGVPAAIGITIGTVGALLLATVVQMIFGELYPKNLALASPEPLSRRLARSTLVYLTVFGWLIRFFDASSNAVLRLLQVKPVHDVDSSATSEDLEHIIEDSRVSGDLPEELSVLLDRILDFPERDVEHAMIPRVRVDVVRPHTTVGEVRALMARAHTRYPVISESDELEGVVHLADVLMSAADDGRPVSAIMREPLVVPTLMRLTDALENLMHTRNELACVIDEYGGFAGVVTVEDLAEELVGEIADEHDPHDVAGAEMDADGVWVIDGDVHIDEVERVAGRDLPRGDYETIAGLVIATAGRLPGVGEIVLVELPVVGSDVVEVVQLARALEIEIVEIERHVPRTVRVTLRADPVDEPAHEPVEPAAAFTADGEVGR; encoded by the coding sequence ATGATCACCGCGCTTCTGCTGCTCCTGATGGGCTTAGCGCTCACGGCGGTCATTATCGCCACGAATGGCTATTTCGTCGCCCAGGAATTCGCGTATATGTCTGTCGATCGCGCCAAGCTGCGCGCTCGCGCGGAGACGGGTGATGTGGCGGCGTCGCGAGCGCTCGCGGTTACCCGCCGCACGTCGTTCATGCTGTCGGGGGCGCAATTGGGCATCACCGTCACCGGCCTGCTTGTGGGTTATGTGGCGGAGCCGTTTATCGGCGAATCTATCGGTGTTCTGCTCGGCGGCGCAGGGGTGCCTGCTGCGATTGGCATCACGATCGGCACAGTTGGCGCTCTTCTTTTGGCGACTGTTGTCCAGATGATTTTTGGCGAGCTGTACCCGAAGAATCTCGCACTCGCGAGCCCTGAGCCGTTATCGCGTCGGCTCGCCCGCTCGACGCTGGTCTATCTCACCGTCTTCGGCTGGCTCATCCGATTCTTCGATGCTTCGTCGAATGCTGTGCTTCGGCTTCTGCAGGTGAAGCCCGTTCATGACGTCGATTCGAGCGCGACGTCGGAGGATCTCGAGCACATCATTGAGGACTCGCGCGTCAGCGGGGATCTGCCCGAGGAGCTGTCGGTGCTCCTCGATCGCATCCTCGATTTCCCGGAACGTGATGTGGAGCATGCCATGATCCCGCGTGTGCGGGTGGACGTTGTGAGGCCCCACACCACGGTTGGTGAGGTGCGGGCTCTCATGGCGCGCGCCCACACCCGTTATCCGGTGATCAGCGAGAGTGATGAGCTCGAGGGTGTTGTGCACCTGGCCGACGTTCTTATGAGTGCAGCGGATGACGGGCGACCGGTGAGCGCGATCATGCGCGAGCCGCTGGTCGTGCCCACTCTCATGCGCCTTACAGATGCGTTGGAGAATCTGATGCACACCCGCAATGAACTCGCTTGCGTGATTGATGAGTATGGCGGTTTCGCGGGAGTTGTCACGGTGGAGGACCTTGCCGAAGAGCTCGTGGGCGAAATTGCCGATGAGCATGATCCGCACGATGTTGCGGGCGCCGAGATGGATGCGGATGGTGTGTGGGTCATTGATGGTGACGTTCACATTGATGAGGTGGAGCGGGTTGCGGGCCGCGACCTTCCTCGTGGTGACTACGAGACGATTGCTGGTCTGGTGATTGCCACTGCTGGGCGTCTCCCCGGGGTCGGCGAAATTGTTCTCGTGGAGTTGCCGGTGGTGGGCTCGGATGTTGTCGAAGTGGTGCAGTTGGCACGCGCCCTTGAGATTGAGATTGTGGAGATCGAGCGCCATGTGCCGCGCACTGTGCGGGTGACGCTGCGAGCGGATCCGGTTGATGAACCGGCGCACGAACCGGTCGAGCCGGCTGCGGCATTCACTGCGGATGGTGAGGTGGGTCGATGA
- a CDS encoding hemolysin family protein: MSVGIVILVTVALIGLSAFFVVIEFSLLGARRHRIEAAAPESASARAALRGMNELTIMLAGAQLGITACTFALGAVTKPFVDGWLGPVFASWGAPEWLAGGAAFALSLLVVTFLHLVIGEMAPKSWAIAHPELAATIVGIPARAFIWPFRPFLRWINSVANALVRRSGVEPVEKAAVGGRDAETIRHLVEYSTQAGVFEPALRTQIAEVIALQKLTAGGIMATGVVPTSVSVGATVADVRAVAQRSGHLRILLMDAAGTVSSVVHVRDTLLAADDAPAVSFARAAFSVAESAPVYEVLRQMREQRVQLAIVEHNDALVGVLTLTDVVKRVLPGRSVAA, from the coding sequence ATGAGTGTCGGGATTGTCATTCTGGTGACGGTGGCTCTTATCGGGCTGAGTGCGTTTTTTGTTGTGATCGAGTTTTCTCTGTTGGGGGCGCGGCGTCACCGTATTGAGGCGGCGGCGCCCGAGAGTGCGTCGGCGCGTGCTGCGCTGCGGGGGATGAACGAGTTGACGATTATGTTGGCGGGTGCGCAGTTGGGGATCACGGCGTGCACGTTTGCGCTCGGCGCGGTCACTAAGCCATTTGTCGATGGTTGGCTTGGTCCCGTCTTTGCTTCGTGGGGTGCCCCGGAGTGGCTTGCGGGTGGCGCAGCGTTTGCTCTGTCGTTGCTGGTGGTGACGTTCCTGCATCTGGTGATTGGTGAGATGGCCCCGAAATCGTGGGCGATCGCGCATCCGGAGCTTGCGGCCACAATTGTTGGTATTCCAGCGCGTGCGTTTATTTGGCCTTTTCGGCCTTTCTTGAGGTGGATCAACAGCGTCGCGAATGCCCTTGTTCGCCGCAGCGGGGTGGAGCCGGTGGAGAAGGCTGCGGTGGGGGGCCGGGATGCCGAGACTATCCGTCACTTGGTGGAGTACTCCACGCAGGCTGGCGTTTTTGAGCCAGCGCTGCGCACACAGATCGCTGAGGTGATCGCTCTGCAGAAGCTCACCGCTGGCGGCATTATGGCGACGGGTGTCGTGCCGACGTCAGTGTCGGTAGGGGCGACTGTTGCCGATGTGCGCGCTGTTGCCCAACGGTCTGGTCATTTGCGAATTCTGCTGATGGATGCTGCCGGAACGGTGTCGTCGGTGGTTCACGTGCGCGATACCCTGCTGGCTGCGGATGATGCGCCCGCCGTGTCATTCGCTCGTGCGGCGTTTAGTGTTGCCGAGTCGGCGCCCGTCTATGAGGTTTTGCGTCAGATGCGTGAGCAGCGGGTGCAGCTCGCGATCGTTGAGCACAACGATGCTCTGGTTGGCGTTCTCACGCTGACTGATGTGGTGAAGCGGGTTTTGCCCGGGCGTTCGGTGGCGGCTTAG
- a CDS encoding VOC family protein, producing MFSPTRALSGFSVDDLDAAKTFYGETLGLTVVDGEMGTLMITVPGGAELIVYPKADHQPASYTMLNFVVDDVEAAVDQLNKLGVRTKIYDDSGQEGDLNTDENGIMRGHGPEIAWFLDPAGNVLSVMGA from the coding sequence ATGTTCTCTCCGACACGTGCACTATCTGGTTTTAGTGTGGACGATCTTGATGCAGCGAAGACTTTTTACGGCGAGACTCTGGGCTTGACCGTGGTCGATGGCGAGATGGGAACACTGATGATCACCGTGCCTGGTGGTGCAGAGTTGATCGTCTACCCGAAGGCGGATCACCAGCCAGCTAGCTATACGATGCTGAACTTTGTGGTCGATGACGTTGAGGCTGCCGTCGACCAGTTGAACAAACTCGGGGTGCGCACGAAGATCTATGACGACTCCGGGCAGGAAGGTGACTTGAACACTGACGAGAATGGGATCATGCGTGGGCACGGGCCGGAGATCGCCTGGTTCCTGGATCCGGCCGGAAACGTGCTGTCTGTGATGGGGGCTTAG